In Lutra lutra chromosome 5, mLutLut1.2, whole genome shotgun sequence, a single genomic region encodes these proteins:
- the FAF2 gene encoding FAS-associated factor 2 isoform X1 yields MAAPEERDLTQEQTEKLLQFQDLTGIESMDQCRHTLEQHNWNIEAAVQDRLNEQEGVPSVFNPPPSRPLQVNTADHRIYSYVVSRPQPRGLLGWGYYLIMLPFRFTYYTILDIFRFALRFIRPDPRSRVTDPVGDIVSFMHSFEEKYGRAHPVFYQGTYSQALNDAKRELRFLLVYLHGDDHQDSDEFCRNTLCAPEVISLINTRMLFWACSTNKPEGYRVSQALRENTYPFLAMIMLKDRRMTVVGRLEGLIQPDDLINQLTFIMDANQTYLVSERLEREERNQTQVLRQQQDEAYLASLRADQEKERKKREERERKRRKEEEVQQQKLAEERRRRNLQEEKERKLECLPPEPSPDDPESVKIIFKLPNDSRVERRFHFSQSLTVIHDFLFSLKESPEKFQIEANFPRRVLPCIPSEEWPNPPTLQEAGLSHTEVLFVQDLTDE; encoded by the exons gcTGCTGTACAGGACCGATTGAATGAGCAAGAAGGTGTACCAAGTGTTTTCAACCCACCTCCATCCCGACCTCTGCAAGTTAATACAGCTGACCACAGGATCTACAGCTATGTTGTCTCAAGACCACAACCAAGG GGGCTGCTTGGATGGGGTTATTACTTGATAATGCTTCCATTCCGGTTTACCTATTACACAATACTTGATATATTTAG GTTTGCTCTTCGTTTTATACGGCCTGACCCTCGCAGCCGGGTCACTGACCCCGTTGGGGACATTGTTTCATTTATGCACTCTTTTGAAGAGAAATATGGGAGGGCACACCCTGTCTTCTACCAGGGAACGTACAGCCAG GCACTTAATGATGCCAAGCGGGAGCTTCGCTTCCTTTTGGTTTATCTTCATGGAGATGATCACCAGGACTCTGATGAGTTCTGTCG CAACACACTCTGTGCACCTGAAGTTATTTCCCTGATTAACACTAGGATGCTGTTCTGGGCGTGTTCCACAAATAAACCTGAGGGCTATAGGG TCTCGCAGGCTTTACGAGAGAACACCTACCCATTCCTGGCCATGATTATGCTGAAGGATCGGAGAATGACTGTGGTGGGACGGCTAGAAGGCCTCATTCAACCCGATGACCTCATTAACCAGCTTACATTTATCATGGATGCAAACCAGACTTACCTGGTGTCAGAACGCCTTGAAAG GGAAGAACGAAACCAGACCCAAGTGTTGAGACAACAGCAGGATGAGGCCTATCTGGCCTCTCTCAGGGCTGaccaggagaaagaaaggaagaaacggGAGGAGCGGGAACGGAAGCGGCGGAAGGAAGAGGAGGTGCAGCAGCAAAAGTTAGCAGAGGAGAGACGTCGGCGG AATTtacaagaggaaaaggaaaggaagttggAGTGCCTGCCCCCGGAGCCTTCCCCTGATGACCCTGAAAGTGTCAAGATCATTTTCAAATTACCCAATGATTCTCGAGTAGAGAGACGATTCCACTTTTCACAGTCTCTAACA GTAATCCATGACTTCTTATTTTCCTTGAAAGAAAGCCCGGAAAAGTTTCAGATTGAAGCCAACTTTCCCCGGCGGGTGCTACCCTGCATCCCTTCAGAGGAGTGGCCCAATCCCCCAACGCTGCAGGAGGCCGGACTCAGCCACACAGAAGTTCTCTTTGTTCAGGACCTAACAGATGAATga
- the FAF2 gene encoding FAS-associated factor 2 isoform X2, translating to MIPFYFCTGDLTGIESMDQCRHTLEQHNWNIEAAVQDRLNEQEGVPSVFNPPPSRPLQVNTADHRIYSYVVSRPQPRGLLGWGYYLIMLPFRFTYYTILDIFRFALRFIRPDPRSRVTDPVGDIVSFMHSFEEKYGRAHPVFYQGTYSQALNDAKRELRFLLVYLHGDDHQDSDEFCRNTLCAPEVISLINTRMLFWACSTNKPEGYRVSQALRENTYPFLAMIMLKDRRMTVVGRLEGLIQPDDLINQLTFIMDANQTYLVSERLEREERNQTQVLRQQQDEAYLASLRADQEKERKKREERERKRRKEEEVQQQKLAEERRRRNLQEEKERKLECLPPEPSPDDPESVKIIFKLPNDSRVERRFHFSQSLTVIHDFLFSLKESPEKFQIEANFPRRVLPCIPSEEWPNPPTLQEAGLSHTEVLFVQDLTDE from the exons gcTGCTGTACAGGACCGATTGAATGAGCAAGAAGGTGTACCAAGTGTTTTCAACCCACCTCCATCCCGACCTCTGCAAGTTAATACAGCTGACCACAGGATCTACAGCTATGTTGTCTCAAGACCACAACCAAGG GGGCTGCTTGGATGGGGTTATTACTTGATAATGCTTCCATTCCGGTTTACCTATTACACAATACTTGATATATTTAG GTTTGCTCTTCGTTTTATACGGCCTGACCCTCGCAGCCGGGTCACTGACCCCGTTGGGGACATTGTTTCATTTATGCACTCTTTTGAAGAGAAATATGGGAGGGCACACCCTGTCTTCTACCAGGGAACGTACAGCCAG GCACTTAATGATGCCAAGCGGGAGCTTCGCTTCCTTTTGGTTTATCTTCATGGAGATGATCACCAGGACTCTGATGAGTTCTGTCG CAACACACTCTGTGCACCTGAAGTTATTTCCCTGATTAACACTAGGATGCTGTTCTGGGCGTGTTCCACAAATAAACCTGAGGGCTATAGGG TCTCGCAGGCTTTACGAGAGAACACCTACCCATTCCTGGCCATGATTATGCTGAAGGATCGGAGAATGACTGTGGTGGGACGGCTAGAAGGCCTCATTCAACCCGATGACCTCATTAACCAGCTTACATTTATCATGGATGCAAACCAGACTTACCTGGTGTCAGAACGCCTTGAAAG GGAAGAACGAAACCAGACCCAAGTGTTGAGACAACAGCAGGATGAGGCCTATCTGGCCTCTCTCAGGGCTGaccaggagaaagaaaggaagaaacggGAGGAGCGGGAACGGAAGCGGCGGAAGGAAGAGGAGGTGCAGCAGCAAAAGTTAGCAGAGGAGAGACGTCGGCGG AATTtacaagaggaaaaggaaaggaagttggAGTGCCTGCCCCCGGAGCCTTCCCCTGATGACCCTGAAAGTGTCAAGATCATTTTCAAATTACCCAATGATTCTCGAGTAGAGAGACGATTCCACTTTTCACAGTCTCTAACA GTAATCCATGACTTCTTATTTTCCTTGAAAGAAAGCCCGGAAAAGTTTCAGATTGAAGCCAACTTTCCCCGGCGGGTGCTACCCTGCATCCCTTCAGAGGAGTGGCCCAATCCCCCAACGCTGCAGGAGGCCGGACTCAGCCACACAGAAGTTCTCTTTGTTCAGGACCTAACAGATGAATga
- the FAF2 gene encoding FAS-associated factor 2 isoform X3: protein MDQCRHTLEQHNWNIEAAVQDRLNEQEGVPSVFNPPPSRPLQVNTADHRIYSYVVSRPQPRGLLGWGYYLIMLPFRFTYYTILDIFRFALRFIRPDPRSRVTDPVGDIVSFMHSFEEKYGRAHPVFYQGTYSQALNDAKRELRFLLVYLHGDDHQDSDEFCRNTLCAPEVISLINTRMLFWACSTNKPEGYRVSQALRENTYPFLAMIMLKDRRMTVVGRLEGLIQPDDLINQLTFIMDANQTYLVSERLEREERNQTQVLRQQQDEAYLASLRADQEKERKKREERERKRRKEEEVQQQKLAEERRRRNLQEEKERKLECLPPEPSPDDPESVKIIFKLPNDSRVERRFHFSQSLTVIHDFLFSLKESPEKFQIEANFPRRVLPCIPSEEWPNPPTLQEAGLSHTEVLFVQDLTDE, encoded by the exons gcTGCTGTACAGGACCGATTGAATGAGCAAGAAGGTGTACCAAGTGTTTTCAACCCACCTCCATCCCGACCTCTGCAAGTTAATACAGCTGACCACAGGATCTACAGCTATGTTGTCTCAAGACCACAACCAAGG GGGCTGCTTGGATGGGGTTATTACTTGATAATGCTTCCATTCCGGTTTACCTATTACACAATACTTGATATATTTAG GTTTGCTCTTCGTTTTATACGGCCTGACCCTCGCAGCCGGGTCACTGACCCCGTTGGGGACATTGTTTCATTTATGCACTCTTTTGAAGAGAAATATGGGAGGGCACACCCTGTCTTCTACCAGGGAACGTACAGCCAG GCACTTAATGATGCCAAGCGGGAGCTTCGCTTCCTTTTGGTTTATCTTCATGGAGATGATCACCAGGACTCTGATGAGTTCTGTCG CAACACACTCTGTGCACCTGAAGTTATTTCCCTGATTAACACTAGGATGCTGTTCTGGGCGTGTTCCACAAATAAACCTGAGGGCTATAGGG TCTCGCAGGCTTTACGAGAGAACACCTACCCATTCCTGGCCATGATTATGCTGAAGGATCGGAGAATGACTGTGGTGGGACGGCTAGAAGGCCTCATTCAACCCGATGACCTCATTAACCAGCTTACATTTATCATGGATGCAAACCAGACTTACCTGGTGTCAGAACGCCTTGAAAG GGAAGAACGAAACCAGACCCAAGTGTTGAGACAACAGCAGGATGAGGCCTATCTGGCCTCTCTCAGGGCTGaccaggagaaagaaaggaagaaacggGAGGAGCGGGAACGGAAGCGGCGGAAGGAAGAGGAGGTGCAGCAGCAAAAGTTAGCAGAGGAGAGACGTCGGCGG AATTtacaagaggaaaaggaaaggaagttggAGTGCCTGCCCCCGGAGCCTTCCCCTGATGACCCTGAAAGTGTCAAGATCATTTTCAAATTACCCAATGATTCTCGAGTAGAGAGACGATTCCACTTTTCACAGTCTCTAACA GTAATCCATGACTTCTTATTTTCCTTGAAAGAAAGCCCGGAAAAGTTTCAGATTGAAGCCAACTTTCCCCGGCGGGTGCTACCCTGCATCCCTTCAGAGGAGTGGCCCAATCCCCCAACGCTGCAGGAGGCCGGACTCAGCCACACAGAAGTTCTCTTTGTTCAGGACCTAACAGATGAATga